The Chlorocebus sabaeus isolate Y175 chromosome 1, mChlSab1.0.hap1, whole genome shotgun sequence genome includes a region encoding these proteins:
- the JRKL gene encoding jerky protein homolog-like, translated as MSGKRKRVVLTIKDKLDIIKKLEDGGSSKQLAVIYGIGETTVRDIRKNKEKIITYASSSDSTSLLAKRKSMKPSMYEELDRAMLEWFNQQRAKGNPISGPICAKRAEFFFYALGMDGDFNPSAGWLTRFKQRHSIREINIRNERLNGDETAVEDFCNNFRDFIERENLQPEQIYNADETGLFWKCLPSRISVIKGKCTVPGHKSIEERVTIMCCANATGLHKLKLCVVGKAKKPRSFKSTDTLNLPVSYFSQKGAWMDLSIFRQWFDKIFVPQVREYLRSKGLQEKAVLLLDNSPTHPNENVLRSDDGQIFAKYLPPNVASLIQPSDQGVIATMKRNYRAGLLQNNLEEGNDLKSFWKKLTLLDALYEIAMAWNLVKPVTISRAWKKILPMIEEKESLDFDDEDISVATVATILQHTKGLENVTTENLEKWLEVDSTEPGYEVLTDSEIIRRAQGQTDESSENEEEEIELIPEKHINHAAALQWTENLLDYLEQQGDMILPDRLVIRKLRATIRNKQKMTKSSQ; from the coding sequence ATGTCGGGGAAACGGAAGCGTGTGGTGTTGACTATTAAAGATAAGCTTGATATAATAAAGAAACTTGAAGACGGAGGTTCTTCCAAACAACTGGCAGTGATTTATGGAATTGGTGAAACAACAGTTCgggatataagaaaaaataaggaaaagattaTAACTTATGCAAGCAGTTCTGATTCCACAAGTCTTTTGGCCAAGAGGAAATCTATGAAGCCATCCATGTATGAGGAATTGGACAGGGCAATGCTGGAATGGTTCAACCAGCAAAGAGCAAAAGGGAATCCCATATCTGGACCAATTTGTGCAAAAAGGGCAGAGTTCTTCTTTTATGCTTTGGGAATGGATGGCGATTTTAACCCCTCTGCCGGCTGGCTAACTCGTTTTAAGCAGCGGCACAGCATTAGAGAGATTAACATTAGAAATGAAAGATTAAATGGAGATGAGACTGCAGTGGAAGATTTTTGTAACAACTTTAGAGATTTTATTGAACGAGAGAATTTACAGCCTGAACAAATCTACAATGCAGATGAAACTGGACTCTTTTGGAAGTGCTTGCCTTCTAGGATTTCAGTAATCAAAGGTAAATGCACTGTCCCTGGGCACAAATCAATTGAAGAAAGAGTCACAATCATGTGTTGTGCCAATGCAACAGGTTTACACAAACTTAAACTTTGTGTTGTGGGGAAAGCAAAGAAACCTCGCTCCTTTAAATCAACTGACACTTTAAACTTGCCAGTCTCTTATTTCAGCCAAAAAGGTGCATGGATGGATCTTTCCATTTTCCGACAATGGTTTGATAAAATTTTTGTGCCGCAAGTTCGAGAGTATTTAAGATCTAAAGGCTTGCAGGAAAAGGCTGTGCTCTTGTTGGATAATTCACCAACACATCCAAATGAAAATGTCCTAAGGTCAGATGATGgccaaatatttgctaaatatttaCCACCTAATGTGGCCTCATTGATTCAGCCTTCAGATCAGGGAGTCATAGCAACAATGAAGAGAAATTATCGTGCAGGTCTTCTCCAGAACAACTTGGAAGAAGGTAATGACCTGAAATCATTCTGGAAGAAGCTAACTCTGTTGGATGCACTTTATGAAATAGCAATGGCATGGAACTTAGTAAAACCAGTTACTATTAGCAGAGCATGGAAGAAGATTCTCCCTATGATAGAGGAGAAAGAGAGCTTGGACTTTGATGATGAAGATATTTCTGTGGCTACTGTGGCTACCATTTTACAACACACCAAAGGATTGGAAAATGTGACTACTGAGAACCTTGAAAAATGGCTTGAAGTAGACAGTACTGAACCAGGCTATGAAGTGTTAACTGATAGCGAAATCATCAGAAGAGCACAAGGCCAGACAGATGAATCCAGTGAaaatgaggaggaggaaataGAACTAATTCCAGAGAAACATATTAATCATGCAGCTGCTCTCCAATGGACTGAAAATTTATTGGATTATCTAGAACAACAAGGTGATATGATTCTACCTGATAGACTGGTAATACGTAAACTTCGAGCCACCATCAGAAATAAACAGAAGATGACAAAGTCAAGTCAATAa